In the genome of Plectropomus leopardus isolate mb unplaced genomic scaffold, YSFRI_Pleo_2.0 unplaced_scaffold29190, whole genome shotgun sequence, one region contains:
- the LOC121938334 gene encoding dynamin-1-like protein, translating to MCVAPQAPTAGPQGEQDGTGNWRGMLKKGEEAPGSGPGSPLKGAVNLLDVPVPVARKLSSREQRDCEVIERLIKSYFLIVRKNIQD from the exons atgtgcGTAGCTCCTCAGGCCCCAACTGCAGGGCCACAGGGGGAGCAGGACGGCACAGGAAACTGGAGGGGGATGCtgaagaaaggagaggaagcCCCCGGCTCCGGACCCGGCAGCCCCCTGAAAGGAGCCGTCAACCTGCTTGACGTG CCTGTGCCGGTCGCCAGGAAGCTGTCGTCACGTGAGCAGCGGGACTGTGAGGTCATCGAGCGCCTCATCAAATCGTACTTCCTCATCGTTCGCAAAAACATCCAGGACAG